Proteins encoded together in one Thermococcus gammatolerans EJ3 window:
- a CDS encoding phosphatase PAP2 family protein: MKRQSVRDIVESLNDHDVLIRLNTFLLLYFGWIGFTVLYDHLKSHSRDVTYLLLKLPFTSYHFVVSTLDLTREVFPLYLLMKGIYYIGFSGSIALTVLFVLLYKRDLQKADELALGYLITYSICGTVYTFAHVYAPHYVYHLPGFYPDRTYLTQQEFVLPSLHNTVAAFNIIILWKYRRELKAKLIIALNSLVPFATLLLGHHWIYDALSGIALAMVVGKMVEGRKIHVPSAFRNVNVSIIKHATMLGFLAGGFLLILAMTMPKP, translated from the coding sequence ATGAAACGACAATCAGTCAGGGATATTGTGGAGTCCCTCAACGACCACGACGTGCTTATACGGCTCAACACTTTTCTCCTGCTGTACTTCGGGTGGATAGGGTTTACAGTTCTCTACGATCACCTCAAATCCCACAGCAGGGACGTTACGTATCTCCTCCTTAAACTCCCCTTCACTTCATATCACTTCGTCGTCTCCACCCTTGACCTCACGAGAGAAGTCTTCCCGCTTTACCTCCTCATGAAGGGTATCTACTACATCGGATTCTCGGGCTCGATAGCGTTAACTGTCCTCTTCGTTCTCCTGTACAAGAGGGATCTCCAGAAGGCCGATGAGCTGGCACTGGGGTACCTCATTACATACTCCATCTGCGGTACAGTCTACACCTTTGCCCACGTTTATGCGCCCCACTACGTCTACCATTTACCCGGGTTCTACCCGGACAGGACTTACCTGACCCAGCAGGAATTTGTTCTGCCTTCCCTTCACAACACCGTGGCGGCCTTTAACATAATCATCCTGTGGAAATACCGGCGGGAGCTCAAGGCCAAGCTCATCATAGCCCTCAACTCACTCGTTCCTTTCGCCACCCTCCTTCTCGGTCACCACTGGATCTACGACGCCCTCTCAGGCATAGCACTGGCGATGGTAGTTGGTAAGATGGTCGAGGGAAGAAAAATCCATGTTCCATCAGCTTTCAGGAACGTTAACGTCTCCATAATCAAACATGCCACGATGCTCGGCTTCCTCGCCGGAGGCTTTCTCCTGATACTTGCCATGACGATGCCCAAGCCGTAG
- a CDS encoding DUF4152 family protein: MRIVSADTGGALLTEDYEPIGLIATAAVLVEKPYRTATLSRVKYADPFDYDMSGRQAIRDEALLAVELAREVRPDIIHLDSTIGGIEVRKLDEPTIDALTITDRGKEVWKDLAKDLQPLAKKFWEETGIEIIAIGKSSVPVRIAEIYAGLYTAKWAIDYARKEGKAIVGLPRYMEVEIRPGKIYGESLDPREGGLFGEIEADTEGIGWELYPNPLVRRFMVLEVWRE; the protein is encoded by the coding sequence ATGAGGATAGTCTCAGCGGACACCGGCGGGGCCCTGCTGACGGAGGACTACGAGCCGATAGGGCTCATTGCAACGGCGGCAGTGCTGGTCGAGAAGCCATACAGGACGGCGACGCTCAGCAGGGTGAAGTACGCGGATCCCTTCGACTACGACATGAGCGGGAGGCAAGCTATTAGGGACGAGGCATTGCTCGCGGTGGAGCTCGCAAGGGAAGTCAGGCCGGACATCATCCATCTCGACTCAACCATCGGCGGGATAGAGGTGAGAAAGCTCGACGAGCCGACGATTGACGCTTTAACGATAACCGACCGCGGGAAGGAAGTCTGGAAAGATCTCGCGAAGGATCTCCAGCCCTTAGCAAAGAAGTTCTGGGAGGAGACGGGAATAGAGATAATTGCCATTGGCAAGTCGAGCGTCCCTGTTAGAATAGCGGAAATCTACGCCGGCCTGTACACCGCCAAGTGGGCGATTGACTATGCGAGGAAGGAAGGGAAAGCTATCGTCGGCCTCCCGCGCTACATGGAGGTCGAGATAAGGCCCGGAAAAATCTACGGGGAGAGCCTCGACCCGCGCGAGGGCGGCCTCTTCGGGGAAATCGAGGCAGACACAGAGGGAATCGGCTGGGAGCTGTATCCAAACCCGCTCGTTAGGCGCTTCATGGTTCTCGAGGTTTGGAGGGAGTGA
- a CDS encoding ribosome biogenesis/translation initiation ATPase RLI, with protein MARIAVIDYDKCNPNKCGHFLCERVCPVNRMGGEAIIIDEENYRPIIQEASCTGCGICVHKCPFNAITIVNLPEQLDEDCVHRYGINGFVLYRLPVVKEGMVVGILGPNGTGKTTAVKILSGQLLPNLCGDNDSWDNVIKAFRGNELQTYFERLKNKEIRPVVKPQYVDLIPKAVRGKVRDLLRKADESGRFDEVVKELELENVLDRDIRHLSGGELQRVAIAAALLRNAEFYFFDEPSSYLDIRQRLRIAKIIRKLAESGKNVLAVEHDLAILDYMSDIIHVVYGKPGAYGIFSQPKSTRNGINEFLRGYLRDENVRFRPYEINFSKKSERKSQEGEILVEYPPLVKDYGSFRLEAEGGELYIGEVVGIVGPNGIGKTTFVKMLAGVEKPTEGEIDWSLTVSYKPQYIKTDYEGTVYELLSKIDAGKLMSSFYKSELLNPLGIPELYDKNVNDLSGGELQRVAITACLLRDADLYLLDEPSAHLDVEQRLAVSKAIRSLMAKNEKTALIVEHDVMMVDYLSDRLIVFEGQPGRFGKASKPMGMREGMNRFLASVGVTFRRDPDTGRPRANKEGSVKDREQKERGEYYYT; from the coding sequence ATGGCGAGGATAGCTGTCATCGACTACGACAAGTGCAACCCGAACAAGTGTGGTCACTTCCTCTGCGAGCGAGTCTGCCCCGTCAACCGAATGGGCGGTGAGGCGATAATCATAGACGAGGAGAACTACCGTCCCATCATACAGGAGGCCAGCTGTACCGGCTGTGGAATCTGCGTCCACAAGTGCCCCTTCAACGCGATAACCATAGTAAACCTGCCAGAACAGCTCGACGAGGACTGCGTCCACCGCTACGGAATCAACGGCTTCGTCCTCTACCGCCTCCCCGTCGTCAAGGAGGGCATGGTCGTCGGAATCCTCGGGCCCAACGGAACGGGTAAGACGACCGCCGTTAAAATCCTCTCCGGCCAGCTCCTGCCGAACCTCTGCGGTGATAACGACTCCTGGGACAACGTGATTAAGGCCTTCCGCGGAAACGAGCTCCAGACGTACTTCGAGAGGCTGAAGAACAAGGAGATTCGCCCCGTCGTCAAGCCCCAGTACGTTGACCTGATTCCCAAGGCCGTCAGGGGGAAGGTCCGCGACCTGCTCAGGAAGGCCGACGAGAGCGGAAGGTTCGACGAGGTTGTTAAGGAGCTTGAGCTCGAAAACGTCCTTGATAGAGATATAAGGCACCTCTCGGGCGGTGAGCTCCAGCGCGTTGCCATAGCCGCGGCCCTCCTGAGAAACGCCGAGTTCTACTTCTTCGATGAGCCGTCGAGCTACCTCGACATAAGGCAGAGGCTCAGGATTGCGAAAATCATAAGGAAGCTCGCCGAGTCGGGCAAGAACGTTCTGGCGGTCGAGCACGACCTTGCTATCCTCGACTACATGAGCGACATAATTCACGTCGTCTACGGTAAGCCCGGCGCCTACGGTATTTTCTCCCAGCCGAAATCAACGCGCAACGGCATAAACGAGTTTCTCAGAGGCTACCTCCGCGATGAAAACGTCCGCTTCAGGCCCTACGAGATAAACTTCAGCAAGAAGAGCGAGCGCAAAAGCCAGGAGGGAGAAATTCTCGTGGAGTACCCGCCGCTTGTGAAGGACTACGGCTCCTTCAGGCTTGAGGCCGAGGGGGGAGAGCTCTACATCGGCGAGGTGGTAGGAATCGTCGGCCCGAACGGAATCGGTAAGACGACCTTCGTGAAGATGCTCGCCGGCGTCGAGAAGCCCACCGAAGGCGAGATAGACTGGTCGCTGACCGTCAGTTACAAGCCCCAGTACATCAAGACAGACTACGAGGGCACCGTCTACGAGCTCCTCAGCAAGATTGACGCAGGCAAGCTCATGAGCAGTTTTTACAAGAGCGAGCTCCTGAACCCGCTCGGGATTCCCGAGCTCTACGACAAGAACGTCAACGACCTTTCCGGTGGTGAGCTTCAACGCGTCGCCATAACCGCCTGCCTGCTCCGCGATGCTGACCTCTACCTCCTCGACGAGCCCTCAGCGCATCTCGACGTCGAGCAGAGGTTAGCTGTCTCGAAGGCAATCCGCTCGCTGATGGCCAAGAACGAGAAGACTGCTCTCATAGTCGAGCACGACGTCATGATGGTGGACTACCTGAGCGACAGGCTCATAGTCTTCGAGGGCCAGCCCGGCAGATTCGGAAAGGCTAGCAAGCCGATGGGCATGCGCGAGGGCATGAACAGGTTCTTGGCATCAGTCGGGGTAACCTTCCGCAGGGACCCCGATACGGGCAGACCGAGGGCCAACAAGGAAGGCTCCGTAAAGGACAGGGAGCAGAAGGAGAGGGGAGAGTACTACTACACCTAA
- a CDS encoding nicotinamidase, with protein MPEEALIVVDMQRDFMPGGALPVPEGDKIIPIVNECVRKFRERGALIVATRDWHPENHISFREQGGPWPRHCVQNTPGAEFVVELPEDAVIISKATEPDKEAYSGFEGTNLAEILMEKGVKRVYVCGVATEYCVKATALDAVKHGFETYLLTDAIKGINPEDERKALEELQRAGVKLTSCSSI; from the coding sequence ATGCCGGAGGAAGCCCTCATCGTTGTGGACATGCAGAGGGATTTCATGCCCGGAGGGGCCCTTCCGGTTCCAGAGGGGGACAAGATAATCCCTATCGTAAACGAGTGCGTGAGAAAATTCAGGGAGAGGGGTGCATTGATAGTCGCCACCAGGGACTGGCACCCGGAGAACCACATCAGCTTCAGAGAGCAGGGCGGCCCCTGGCCGAGGCACTGCGTCCAGAACACACCCGGCGCAGAATTCGTCGTGGAGCTGCCCGAAGACGCGGTCATAATTTCGAAGGCAACGGAACCTGATAAAGAGGCATATTCGGGTTTTGAGGGCACGAATCTGGCTGAGATACTCATGGAGAAGGGTGTTAAGCGCGTCTACGTCTGTGGGGTTGCCACAGAGTACTGCGTAAAGGCCACAGCCCTAGATGCCGTAAAACACGGCTTTGAGACTTACCTGCTGACGGACGCCATCAAGGGGATCAACCCGGAGGACGAGAGAAAAGCCCTTGAAGAGCTCCAGCGCGCCGGGGTAAAGCTAACCAGCTGCTCCTCTATCTGA
- a CDS encoding DUF2240 family protein, with translation MHPLESVLRVKGSGKFSKSELVGLLTFKLRIMSVGEAKEAISKWVEEGLLVEEGNLLRINLEALTQKEGEEDLFREMLSFVASQLDLDESEVLEELEKFSGRYGNLDRRLVLYLFGVEKGLDMSRFRERLEV, from the coding sequence GTGCACCCCCTCGAGAGCGTGCTCAGGGTTAAGGGAAGCGGAAAGTTTTCAAAGAGCGAGCTCGTGGGACTGCTTACCTTCAAGCTCAGGATCATGAGCGTTGGTGAGGCCAAAGAAGCTATCTCAAAGTGGGTCGAAGAAGGCCTGCTCGTCGAGGAAGGGAATTTGCTGAGAATAAATCTCGAGGCGTTAACACAAAAAGAAGGGGAGGAGGATCTCTTCAGGGAGATGCTGTCCTTTGTGGCCTCCCAGCTGGACCTCGATGAATCAGAGGTTTTGGAAGAGCTTGAGAAGTTCTCGGGAAGGTACGGCAACCTCGACAGGAGGCTGGTTCTCTACCTCTTCGGCGTTGAGAAGGGCCTCGACATGTCCCGCTTCAGGGAGAGGCTTGAGGTTTGA
- a CDS encoding ATP-binding protein: MFYDRWRELEKLNEVYSFPGSSFLVIYGRRRVGKTALAREFLRDKPGLYFFVGEKDEALLLEEYSREIEEKLSHHLPPYVKPKFGSLEELVEFLLDFSQERKLVVVFDEFQNFRTVKPSFFSSLQRLWDEKKETSNLMLIAVGSYVGMIKRIFMDRKEPLFGRVDEWVKLKPFDFWTSFNFVRSLVDVSPKDFVELYSALGGMPRYLLYVPRYYRGDSLKTLKALFFDEFAPLREEGLNVLKLEFGRFYRAHFSILEAVSLGYVTPKEISNKTGMKLLTVGKYLSELTNHFEYLTREVPATENPLKTRKVAYRISDEFFNFWFRFVYHNYTTLEENPEKAFERFKAEFPAFVGKTYERIALDFVRKLDLGFEPERVGRWWRGGEEIDVLTYDRKNIILFEVKWKDLSLRDARKVLKSLERKAELLPLKGDYRFGIVARELKGKEELRKEGFLAFDLNDVVQYSLTPSKPREP, encoded by the coding sequence ATGTTCTACGACAGGTGGCGCGAGCTTGAGAAGCTCAACGAGGTTTACTCCTTTCCAGGCTCAAGCTTCCTCGTGATTTACGGCAGGCGGAGGGTTGGAAAGACTGCCTTGGCCAGGGAGTTCCTAAGGGATAAGCCAGGCCTATACTTCTTCGTTGGCGAGAAGGACGAGGCTCTGCTCCTCGAGGAGTACTCGCGCGAGATTGAGGAAAAGCTTTCCCACCACCTTCCCCCATATGTGAAGCCAAAGTTCGGCTCCCTAGAGGAGCTGGTTGAGTTCCTGCTCGACTTCTCGCAGGAGAGGAAGCTTGTTGTGGTCTTTGATGAATTCCAGAACTTCAGGACGGTTAAACCTTCATTCTTCTCCTCCCTCCAGAGGCTCTGGGACGAGAAAAAGGAGACCTCAAACCTCATGCTCATCGCAGTTGGCTCGTACGTCGGCATGATTAAGCGCATCTTCATGGATAGAAAAGAGCCCCTCTTCGGCAGGGTGGACGAGTGGGTCAAGCTCAAGCCCTTCGACTTCTGGACTTCATTTAACTTCGTGCGCTCTCTGGTTGATGTTTCACCAAAGGACTTCGTTGAGCTGTATTCAGCACTGGGCGGAATGCCAAGGTACCTCCTCTACGTCCCGCGGTATTATCGTGGAGACTCCCTCAAAACCCTAAAGGCGCTGTTCTTCGACGAGTTCGCCCCTCTGAGGGAAGAAGGTTTAAACGTCCTTAAGCTGGAGTTCGGCAGGTTCTACCGCGCTCACTTCTCAATCCTCGAAGCGGTCAGCCTCGGCTACGTTACGCCCAAGGAGATAAGCAACAAAACGGGTATGAAGCTACTCACCGTCGGCAAGTACCTCAGCGAGCTGACGAACCACTTCGAGTACCTGACGAGAGAAGTTCCCGCCACCGAGAACCCTCTGAAGACTAGGAAAGTCGCCTATCGCATAAGCGACGAGTTCTTCAACTTCTGGTTCCGCTTCGTTTACCACAACTATACCACTCTTGAAGAAAATCCTGAGAAGGCCTTTGAGCGCTTTAAAGCTGAATTTCCAGCCTTCGTTGGCAAAACCTACGAGAGAATAGCCCTGGACTTCGTGAGAAAGCTCGACCTTGGCTTTGAACCGGAGCGCGTCGGCAGGTGGTGGCGGGGAGGAGAAGAAATAGACGTCCTCACCTACGACCGGAAGAACATTATTCTCTTCGAGGTGAAGTGGAAGGATTTGAGCCTGAGGGACGCGAGGAAGGTTTTGAAGTCCCTTGAAAGAAAGGCTGAACTCCTCCCGCTCAAAGGGGATTACAGGTTTGGCATCGTAGCGAGGGAACTCAAGGGTAAGGAAGAACTCAGGAAAGAGGGCTTTCTCGCATTTGACCTCAACGACGTTGTTCAGTATTCCCTCACTCCCTCCAAACCTCGAGAACCATGA
- a CDS encoding HAD family hydrolase — protein MEVDVPGHGRIEFNAILFDLNGTLGVEGRVPEDVKGLLTRLASRCTVVILSADTFGTLEEEFKGLPVRIERVSSGAEKAEIAEGYRPYVAIGNGNNDVAMLEKAELAFCVIGKEGAAVDALLASDVVVTDVRDAMEMLLDEKKLIATLRR, from the coding sequence ATGGAGGTTGACGTTCCTGGTCACGGACGAATCGAATTCAATGCCATCCTCTTCGACCTGAACGGCACTCTGGGGGTTGAGGGAAGGGTTCCGGAGGACGTCAAGGGGCTCCTCACAAGGCTGGCCAGCCGGTGCACCGTTGTCATTCTGAGCGCTGATACCTTCGGGACTCTGGAAGAGGAGTTCAAAGGGCTTCCTGTCCGAATTGAAAGGGTTTCAAGCGGGGCAGAGAAGGCCGAGATCGCGGAAGGGTACAGGCCCTACGTTGCCATCGGTAACGGGAACAACGACGTTGCCATGCTTGAAAAGGCGGAGTTGGCTTTCTGTGTAATCGGGAAGGAAGGTGCAGCAGTTGATGCGCTCCTTGCGAGCGATGTTGTCGTCACCGACGTGAGGGACGCGATGGAGATGCTCCTCGACGAGAAGAAGCTGATAGCGACGCTGAGGAGGTAG
- a CDS encoding AI-2E family transporter gives MRGRIELVVWTVVSLIILYLSWRTVRPLVTPLFFGVLLAYIAYPLHMRLRRRFSAHESALILTAIMIGLGTILLVFFTLLSIKLVNRFYMNVKDVLAWLSSLQFSGTLQTFFGQVQSQIVPKLTDYVSSFTFSVPKYLLQLIVFLFAFYYALVYGEKLREFILSLVPENQAPFIVEILNRTDKTLDALVRAWLLLNVAKGFLMTIGYIIFGVGDVYTAIIAGFLTFLFSFVPLLEGWMLWVAGAIYLYMKGSLLGAIGIAVYGAVLVSPLPDYTVRPMLVAKDAELDETLVFIGMLGGTWAFGLKGLLLGPVILSIALVLLKEWKKRTSDRGAAG, from the coding sequence ATGAGGGGAAGGATCGAGCTGGTCGTCTGGACTGTTGTGAGTCTAATAATCCTTTACCTCTCATGGAGGACGGTTAGGCCTCTCGTTACGCCCCTCTTCTTCGGGGTTCTGCTGGCTTACATAGCCTATCCCCTCCATATGCGCCTCAGGAGGAGGTTCTCGGCCCACGAGTCCGCTCTAATCCTGACCGCGATCATGATAGGGCTGGGCACGATCCTTCTCGTGTTTTTCACTCTGCTCTCAATAAAGCTTGTAAATCGATTTTACATGAATGTGAAGGACGTTTTGGCGTGGCTCTCCTCGCTCCAGTTCTCGGGAACACTCCAGACTTTCTTTGGGCAGGTGCAGTCTCAGATAGTGCCAAAACTCACGGATTACGTCTCGTCTTTCACATTCTCCGTCCCCAAGTACCTCCTTCAGCTCATCGTTTTCCTCTTCGCATTCTACTACGCCCTCGTCTATGGCGAGAAGCTTAGGGAATTTATCCTGTCCCTTGTTCCAGAGAATCAGGCTCCGTTCATAGTTGAGATCTTGAACAGAACGGACAAGACCCTCGACGCACTTGTCAGGGCATGGCTCCTCTTGAACGTCGCCAAGGGCTTTCTGATGACCATCGGGTACATCATCTTTGGGGTTGGGGACGTTTACACCGCGATAATAGCTGGTTTTCTAACGTTCCTCTTTAGCTTCGTGCCCCTCCTGGAGGGGTGGATGCTCTGGGTTGCGGGTGCGATCTACCTCTACATGAAAGGATCCCTGCTCGGGGCGATAGGAATCGCGGTTTACGGTGCCGTCCTCGTCTCGCCCCTGCCGGATTACACTGTACGGCCGATGCTCGTTGCCAAAGATGCAGAATTGGACGAGACGCTTGTTTTCATAGGCATGCTCGGGGGTACCTGGGCCTTTGGGCTGAAGGGCCTTTTACTGGGTCCTGTAATACTGAGCATCGCCCTAGTTCTGCTGAAGGAGTGGAAAAAGAGAACCTCAGATAGAGGAGCAGCTGGTTAG
- the iorA gene encoding indolepyruvate ferredoxin oxidoreductase subunit alpha → METVKAYPSDSTEVKGERREKKLLMGNEAIAYGALESGVVFATGYPGTPSTEVIETIARLKPEVFAEWAPNEKVALEEAAGVAYTGLRALVTMKCVGLNVAADPLMSLAYSGVEGGLVILVADDPGPHTSQTEQDDRYYGKISLLPVLEPADPQEAHDLIKYAYELSERYKVPVIFRTTTRVNHTTADVEVGEFIELDRKPVFKKDIERYVRASMEGNRKRHRWLNETLAKIEEEFNSMPFNWVEGSGKIGIIVEGAPYNYVKEVLPRINADFKVLKLSTPHPLPKKLVTDFLKDVDYAIVIEDGAPLLEEEVKIAAYEAGLSVPIYGKRTGHLPLEGELTPSLVRNALLRLIGESEETYEKPEGVKLAESLAPKRPPVMCPGCPHRGSYRAVLDALRDLKLGRYKVPIHGDIGCYALSLLPPLEAIWTEYVMGASISLANGQSIVTDKKIIATIGDSTFFHNGIQPLIDAVYKNLNVLVMILDNRTTAMTGHQPHPGTGGSETGRKFNEIDIEALVKALGVKYVKTVDPYDLKATREAIKEAMQVEGPAVIIAKRECVIPVIRRGEIGELPVVIEDKCTGCKACILLTGCPALVYDPETNKVRIDSLLCTGCGVCNQTCPFDAIKFPSELERGA, encoded by the coding sequence ATGGAGACGGTTAAGGCTTACCCTTCTGATTCGACCGAGGTTAAAGGTGAAAGGCGAGAGAAGAAGCTTCTCATGGGAAACGAGGCGATAGCCTACGGCGCCCTTGAGAGCGGCGTCGTTTTTGCAACCGGTTACCCCGGAACGCCCTCGACCGAGGTCATCGAGACGATAGCAAGGCTCAAGCCGGAAGTTTTTGCCGAGTGGGCTCCCAACGAAAAGGTTGCCCTTGAGGAAGCGGCGGGAGTTGCCTACACGGGCTTGAGGGCGCTCGTAACCATGAAGTGCGTCGGTTTAAACGTGGCAGCGGACCCTCTTATGAGCCTCGCATATTCAGGCGTCGAGGGAGGTCTCGTGATCCTCGTGGCTGATGACCCAGGCCCGCACACATCTCAAACGGAGCAGGACGACCGCTACTACGGTAAGATCTCGCTCCTGCCCGTCCTTGAACCTGCAGATCCTCAAGAGGCCCACGACCTCATCAAGTACGCCTACGAGCTGAGCGAGCGCTATAAAGTCCCGGTCATCTTCAGGACAACCACGAGGGTTAACCACACGACCGCCGACGTGGAGGTCGGCGAGTTCATCGAACTCGACAGGAAGCCCGTCTTCAAGAAGGACATCGAGCGCTACGTGAGGGCCAGCATGGAGGGCAACAGGAAGAGGCACCGCTGGCTCAACGAGACACTCGCCAAGATTGAGGAGGAGTTCAACTCGATGCCCTTCAACTGGGTCGAGGGGAGCGGTAAAATCGGAATAATCGTCGAGGGCGCGCCCTACAACTACGTGAAGGAGGTTCTCCCGAGAATCAACGCGGACTTTAAAGTTCTCAAGCTCTCAACGCCCCACCCGCTACCGAAGAAGTTGGTCACCGACTTCCTCAAGGATGTGGACTACGCCATTGTAATCGAGGACGGCGCGCCTCTCCTCGAGGAGGAGGTCAAGATAGCCGCCTACGAGGCCGGCTTGAGCGTTCCAATCTACGGCAAGAGAACAGGCCATCTGCCCCTTGAGGGCGAGCTAACGCCTTCCCTCGTCAGAAACGCCCTCCTCAGGCTCATCGGAGAAAGTGAAGAGACCTACGAGAAGCCAGAGGGGGTAAAGCTGGCAGAGAGCCTCGCCCCGAAGAGACCGCCGGTTATGTGCCCCGGCTGTCCGCACAGGGGCTCTTACCGCGCCGTGCTGGACGCGCTGAGGGATCTCAAGCTCGGCCGTTACAAGGTCCCAATACATGGCGACATAGGCTGTTACGCCCTCTCGCTCCTCCCACCGCTCGAAGCCATCTGGACCGAGTACGTCATGGGCGCGAGCATAAGTTTAGCGAACGGGCAGAGCATCGTCACGGACAAGAAGATAATCGCGACAATCGGTGACTCGACTTTCTTCCACAACGGAATCCAGCCCCTCATCGATGCCGTCTACAAGAACCTGAACGTTCTGGTGATGATACTCGACAACAGAACCACCGCCATGACCGGCCACCAGCCCCACCCCGGAACCGGGGGTAGCGAAACCGGCAGGAAGTTCAACGAGATCGACATCGAGGCATTGGTCAAGGCTCTTGGAGTGAAGTACGTCAAGACCGTCGACCCCTACGACCTCAAGGCCACGAGAGAAGCCATAAAGGAGGCCATGCAGGTTGAGGGGCCGGCCGTGATAATAGCTAAGCGTGAGTGCGTCATTCCCGTCATAAGGCGCGGGGAAATAGGTGAGCTCCCCGTTGTCATCGAGGACAAGTGCACCGGCTGTAAGGCGTGCATACTCCTGACCGGCTGTCCGGCGCTCGTCTACGACCCCGAAACGAACAAGGTACGCATAGACAGCCTGCTCTGCACGGGCTGTGGTGTCTGCAACCAGACGTGCCCCTTCGACGCGATAAAGTTCCCGAGCGAGCTGGAGAGGGGGGCTTAA